The Anaerosporomusa subterranea genome contains the following window.
GACGTATTTGTTGACGGGGCGCGTAAAGGCTGGAATGTGGGAGTCAATAGCATTCTTCCCAACGTGCTGATGGCATATGTGTTAATCCAAATTTTAAGAGTCACTGGTCTGTTGACCATTATGGGCAATGTATTCGGCCCGGTAATGGCGGTTTTCGGTCTGCCTGGCCAAGCGATCGCCGTACTAATTGGCGCTTGGCTGTCAATGGGCGGCGGCGTCGGTGTAGCAGCATCCCTTTTTGCTAGCAAAGTCCTGACTGCAACCCATGCCACCATCTTGTTGCCTGCTATTTTCTTGATGGGATCTCAGGTTCAATACATGGGACGGCTACTTGGCACAGCTGGCGTACAGAGCCGCTATTACCCCGTCATGTTCGGCATCTGCATACTTAACGCGTGTATCGCTATGATCATCATGCGCTTCTTCGCGTAGTAAGAAAACCGTCGTTGCATATGAGATTCAGCATATAAAGCTGCAAATGGAGGAATCAGTGTCAATGAGTACTCACGAAAACAGTGTTTTAGAAGTATATCAAGTGCTTCACACTATGCCTGAGGTCGGGTTTCAGGAACATAAAACAGCCGCCTATCTGGCTGAAGAATTAAAAGCTGCTGGATTCAGCGTTAAGACAGGCTTGGGAGGCACCGGAGTTGTCGGAACTCTTGACAGCGGCAAGCCTGGTCCAGTCGTTATGCTGCGGGCAGATATGGACGCACTGTCTCATACGGTTGATGGTGCGGAAAAGATCGTTCATTCCTGCGGCCATGACGCACACTCGGCGATGGTACTGACCGCTGCCAAAATTCTGAAGCAGGCAGGGATTCCCTGCGGCCAGCTCAAAATTTTATTTCAGCCAGCCGAAGAAAAGCTGACAGGCGCCTTATCCGTTATCGAGGCTGGCGCCCTTGAAGGAGTCGACATTATATTCGGCATCCATCTCCGCCCGATTCAAGAAGCACGGACCGGGCAAGCCACTCCTGCTCTCTACCATGGCGCATCATACATTGTCGAGGCGGCAATCGAGGGTCTGACCGCCCACGGCGCGAGACCGCATTTGGGCGTCAACGCCATCGACGCAGCAGCCGCAGTTGTCAACGCAGTCAATGCTATCCGCATCAATCCTGTCGTGCCTTGCACTGTCAAGACGACGAAACTGCAGGCAGGCGGCGCAACACTAAACGCAATCCCCGACCTAGCGGAAATGGCGTTTGACCTGAGAGCCCAACAGAATGACGTAATGGATGAATTGATTGCTAAAGTAACCAAAGCGGTCGAAAACGCGGCAGTCAGTGTAGGCGCCAAAGGAACCGTCAAGGTTAAAGGCGGCGTCCCAGCAGCTGAATACAATGATAGCATGGTCGCCACCGCCCGTAGTGCAATCAATTCCGTTTTAGGCCCCGTAGGAGTGCTCGCCCCCATCGTCTCCCCCGGCGGTGAAGACTTCCACTTCTTCGTCAAGAAATATCCCCGGCTCAAAGCCGGCTATATTGGCCTCGGCTGCGACCTAAAGCCCGGCCTGCACCACCCTGCCATGTCATTTGATCTAAGCGCATTGCCGAACGGTGTGAAGATACTTGTGGAAGTAGTTAATCGCGCATATAAAGAATAATTAGCGAGAAGGAAGCCCCACTGCGCTGGCAGCGGGGCTTCCTTCTCTTCTCTTGTTAACTTTGTACGTCTGTGCCACCGCGCCAGAGCTGATTCGAAAAGCTTTATCAGCGTTGGCGATAATGCTAACGTGTGCAAGCTTACGCTTGATACAATGCTGTTAGCACCAAGCGAAAGTTAAAATTTTTGTTTCCACAATATCTGCACCTGCTCATTATTTGAACGGCGGATATGTAGACTTTCATTCGCTTGCTCCAACTGGATTCTAAGTTCTTTATTCTCTACTATTACACCAGGGATGATTTCCCTAGGTTTTGCCTTTCGCAGAGTAAGATTATTGTCAGTCGGTGACTGTTGCTCCATTAACTGATCTTTCTGGAGTGGAGTTCGCTCAGTATGTCCTCGCGGTTCTTCCTCCGGTTCTTCCTCTTTTCCGACCAGAGCAGGGGTATCCTGTTGTTGCTGCTCTTTCTGTTGCACTGACGGCACAGGTCCCTCAACTGGCGGAGGAAAAACAGGCTTCGTTTGATACGTAGTTGTACGAAAGGCAACAGCGGCGCTCACCAACAGCAATACGATTAAACCAAGTATCAGCAGCCGTCTATTCATGGGCAAACCTCCAGGATCTATGCTGATGTCTCAATTCTCCAAAGAGTTGCCCAATCCCTGCGAGACAAAATTCCTTTTAACAGGCATATATTGGCTCCGAAAAGCGCTTCAACAGTATGCTTCGCCCCTTCTCGCGATCCCCTCGCAAACTTTACGGTTTGATACGTCGACCTGTTTCGTTACTCTTATTTCGCTTTGTCCAAGGCTGAAACGTATTGATTTTATCTAGCAAAACCGTCGCGTTGCCGTCAAATAGTATCGCGCGGTCGTCGACAAGCACTTTAGCAGGCGGCTTTTCGTCGGTAACATCGTCGACTGCAATATCATATTTATCTAACCAGGCACGAATGGCTTCAATTCCCCCCGGTTGATAGCAGCGGGAAGAAACAACTACCACGCGATAGTAATGACGTATCTGGGCAATTGCTTCCCGTATGCCCTCGACCGGGGGATCTGGCGTATTGTCTGCACCTGTCCAGCCGCTGACATAGCTATTGATGACTCCGTCAAAATCGAAAATTACGGTTGGTTTCTTGCGAACCAAACTACATCCCTCCAAAATAGTTGGCACCCTTTATTTGATTAGCGTCTCCGCATCAAGATCAAGTCATGCTGACAAATAAGAAAGATCGCTGCGAACATAAAGAAAGTACGATGAACACTAGTGGCACTAGCGATACACGAGCGACACAAAAGTTTCGTTATCGTTGTAGTGGCGCTCGTGTCGTCTCGTGGCACTAGTGTTCCGCCCCCTACGCTACAAAAGTTACTTTTTCTTTATAGATTTATCAATGAATTGTCAGCGTTGGGACAAACTAATACCAGGAGGTGATGCGGTTGCCAGAAAAAGCGACTACCGAGGCTGAGAATAGCCAATTTACGAATCAGTTCGCCAAAATCTCAGAAAAGGAGGATAGCCAGGGTCCTTGGGAGCACGAACAGCCGCTAACGCCCAGACCGAAATCTTTTTCTATCAACGAACCTGATATGATGGGTGGGTAAATCTTGAGAAGCAGCCAAGCGGAGGTGACCAGATGACGCAGAAAACTAACAATGACACCAGCAAAAAGCAGTCTCTCCACGTAACATCCTTTGATGGTCCAGATATCCAGAGCTCGTATGACGCAGAATTCGACTTTCTATACAGCCCTGTTCCGGTTGGTGAGTATCCAGAAGCTACTGCTGCAGACATGCACAATAAGACCACAGCAGCAGCAAAGAATCAACTTAAATAAATAAAAGAGCGGGAACCCGCTCTTTTATTGTTTTTATATTTATATAATGTTCGGTTTAAACCAGCTATAGACAGCAGAGGACTTGTTGCCAGTCCCCGGTCAGCTCCTCCTACACCTAACCTTCAACCTTTATTGTTGGTTTCGCAATTCATATCAACCAAAGCCATCAGAGCCATTACATATCCCTTAAATCCCAACCCCATTATTTGACCAACGCAGGCGGGGGCGGTGACTGAGCGATGGCGGAACTCTTCTCTGGCATGGGTATTGGAGATGTGCACCTCGATTGCCGGGATAGGAATTGCCTTGAGCGCATCATAGATCGCAATACTGTAATGCGTATACGCAGCCGGATTGATGATAATACCGTCATATCTACCATAGGCGTTTTGTATGGCGTCAACGATTTCACCTTCGCAGTTTGACTGAAAACAATCCACAGCAACTTTCAGTCTTTTGCCTTCTTCCTGTACCAGAGCAATCAGCTCAGAATAGCTTCTCGCCCCGTAGATCCCCGGTTCGCGAATCCCCAAAAAGTTGATGTTCGGTCCGTTAATTAGCAGAATGTTCATTAGTTGCTCCTCCTTTTTAAATCCTCAAATATGCTATCTAACACTCGCTCCAGCGAGTACTTATTGAGTACTTGGCAATGGGCATAACGCTCGTATAGCGGTTTTCTTGCTTCATATAGACTATACAGCTTCCCTTTATCACCGTTAAGCAACGGTCTGCCGGTCAAATTAGAAGTGGCAATGATTTCAATTGGCCGGTCAAGATAAATCAGTCGGCCAGTAGCTTCTAAAAGAGCCATGTTTTCCGGACGGGTTACGGCGCCGCCACCAGTTGCAATAACTACCCGTCGCCTGCGACTAAACTCGCGAATTGCTTCTGTCTCCAGCCGTCGGAATGCTTCCTCGCCTTCCAGGCGGAAAATTTCCGAGATAGATCTCCCTGCTCGTTGCTCAATATAAGGATCAGTATCACAAAACTCCCAGCCCAACCGATCGGCTGCCAATCGGCCAAATGTACTCTTACCGCTTCCCGGCATACCGATAAAGACCAAATTGTGAGTGTGTTCCGGCAAGTCGGATAAAAATTCGCATACCGGTTCCAGCAGTTCCTCAGCAATGCTGCGTCCTTGCCAGATCTCCTCGGCGGCTACGGCTTGAGCCGCTAGCATGGTCAGCCCGTTTACCGCATAAATTCCTTGTTCGCGTCCTTCTCGCATCAGCCGTGTTTCCAGCGGATTGTAAATCAGATCAATGATTACGCCGAAACGTGTTAGCAAAGCTTTGGCCAGCGGCGTCTCATGGATATGCGGATACATGCCCACCGGGGTCGCATTGACCAAAATATCTGTGTGCGTTAGATTCGTGAGGTCATTGTAGGACAAGACATCAAAACGTCCTGCACCTGCGGGGCGGCGACTAACCAACTTCACGTTAGCCGCGCCGTGATCACTCAACCAGCAAGCCGCCGTACGGGCTGCGCCGCCTGTGCCAAGTATAACCGCCGTTTTCCCTGCCGCTTCGATTCCATGCTGTTTCAGCATCAAGCCAAACCCTGCATAGTCGGTATTATAGCCGATGGTACGACCATTTCTGAATAGAACGGTATTCACTGCGCCAAGTGCACGCGCCTCATCAGTCAGCTCATCAAGTAAAGGGATAATTTTCATCTTGTAAGGAATTGTGACATTGACTCCGCCCGATCCCAACAGTATCAGCCCATATAACGCGTCAGCCAATTTATCAGGAGGCACAGGGAACAAAGAATACGACGCTTCAATGTTCAGCTGTCGAAAAAGGAAACCATGAATCTCCGGAGAGATACTGTGTGAAAGTGTTTCCCCTAGCAAACCGTAAAATCTCATCATCGATACCTCCTAGCTTATAGAAAAGCGTCTGCCACATCATTTAACCTAATTCGAATCACGTCTGCCTGACCAAGCGCCCGAAGCACAACAAGCTGTAATCCGTCTGTTGCGTTCTTTTTATCTAGCGTCATAGCGTTAAACAACGCTGTTCGATCCCAACCCTCAGTCTCAATCGGCAGCCCCTGCCCTATGAGCGCTTCACGCAGCCTGGCAGCAGTTCCTGGTTGGCTTAGGCCGAGCATTTCGCTACGCTCAGTGATTTTGGCCATGCCAATGGCGACTGCCTCGCCGTGAGTATAGGTTTGATAACGATAAACCTGTTCAATTGCATGGCCGATACTGTGGCCAAAGTTTAAAATCATCCGTCTGCCAATGTCTTTTTCATCTTCTTCCACCACATCCCGCTTGATGCGGCAACAGGCCGCAATCACACGATCTGCCTGACTTAAGAACTCCTCTCGGCTGCGGCAATCCACCAACTGCTCAAACAAATTCCAGTCGGCGATCGCGCCATACTTGATCGTCTCCGCCATCCCATCGCGCAACGTCCGCTGGGGTAAACTGCGGAGAAGTTCCGGATCGATAAGCACCACCGCAGGCTGGTAGAAGGCGCCAACCAAATTCTTGCCCTGCGGCAGATTGATCGCTGTCTTACCGCCCACGCTGCTATCTATCTGCGCTAACAAAGTAGTTGGAATTTGCACATAGGCTATGCCGCGCAGATATGTCGCCGCCGCGAACCCTGTCAAATCGCCCACTACTCCACCGCCAAAAGCGATCACGAGATCTGAGCGAGTCAGCTTAGCCTCTAAAAACGAACTATATAGTTTTTCCAGCATGGCAAGCGACTTACTGGTTTCACCAGGCGGGATAATGAATTTCGCAACTTGAAAACCAGCCGCCGTTAGATTCATAACAAGGCGTTCTCCGTACAGACCATCGACAGTTTCATCTGTCACTATAACAACCTTTTTACTGGCTGTCACTTGACAGAGCAGTTTATCCGCCTGACACAGCAGCCCGTTTGCAATGCATATGTCATAAGAGACATCTGGCAACTTAACCGTGATTTTCTCCACTATAACCTCTCCCTACTTCAAATAACACGCCGTTCAATGCGAGCCAGTTCCCTGAGTGATTGCATTAAAACCGCGAAGCGCTCTGGCTTGATAGACTGTGCGCCATCGCATTTTGCATTAGTGGGATCATTGTGAACTTCGATCATCACACCATCTGCACCGACGGCAATTGCCGCCTTTGACAACGCTTCCACCATCCACCACATTCCTGCAGCATGGCTGGGATCAACCACGACCGGCAAATGGCTTAACCGTTTCAGAGCCAGCACGGCGCTTAAATCGAGCGTATTGCGGGTATAGGTTTCAAATGTGCGAATACCTCGTTCACAAAGGATGACATTCTCGTTTCCTTCTGCCATGATGTATTCGGCAGACATCAATAATTCCTCAATGGTGGCGCTGAGGCCGCGTTTCAGCAGCACGGGTTTGCTTGTCTTGCCTACTTCCTTTAGCAGGTCAAAGTTTTGCATATTCCTTGCCCCGATTTGGATGACGTCCACCGTCTCCACAAACTGTTCAAGCATTTGGATAGACATCAGCTCAGACACAATCGGCAGTCCAGTTTCCTGTCGGGCAATCTTCAGCAGTTCGAGCCCTTCTTCACGCATGCCCTGAAAACTGTAGGGAGAAGTGCGAGGCTTGAATGCGCCGCCGCGCAGCAGGGTCGCTCCGGATTCCTTAACTTGCCTGGCAATGCCGACAATTTGTGCTTCACTTTCCACCGAACAGGGCCCGGCAATAACGGCCAGCCGCTCGCCGCCGACTTCGGCGCCTTCGATAGAGATGACAGTGTTTTCCGGATGAAACATCCGGTTCGCTTTTTTATACGGTTCCTGAACTGATAAGACTTTATCCACATACGTTTTGTTCAATAGACGGTCTCTATCCAAGCGTCCGGTGTCACCTACCACGCCAAAGACCAGAATAAATTTTCCCTGAATAGGCCAGATAGAACAAGCTTCCTTCTCTACCTCTGCCTTTAATTCTTCAATCTGCGCCTGAGTTGCTGAGGGGTGCAGGACAATTACCATTAGTTTTTCCTCCTTTTTTTAGAAAAAAAATGAGACTCATTTGAGTCTCATTCCGAACGCGTAGTTTTAGTCTTCGTTCAGATCATTCGGCTCATTGGCAGCGGTACTATGCACTTTCTCCAAGGGAAATAGCCCACGCTATAAAAATAGCCCAGGCTAAAGCTAAAAAAGTATACGACTTGCTTTTGTAAGGTAGTAGTTGAAATGATCATAACATCCTCCACCATCCAGTCCTCTGCCTAAATTGCCGTAAGAATAGTCTCAACAACTCTATCGAGGGGCTGCACATTCGCAACCCTGCAGTTGGCATATTGTTCGTATAACGGCTTACGCTGATCAAACAAGACATATAGTCTGCGGCTGTCGCCAGCTAGCAGCGGCCGATCGTGCAAATTGCAGGCTGCGATCACGTCAAGCGGCCGGTCCAAATAGATCAACCGGCCTGTTGCAGCCAGCATCGCCATATTCTCTGGTCGGGTGACGGCGCCGCCGCCGGTAGCGATGACTACCCGCCGCCTTTGGCAGCACTCGCGGATGGTTTCTGTTTCCAGACACCGGAAGGCTTCTTCACCATCGGTATGGAAAATCTCGCTAACCTTCCGTCCGGTTCGCTGCTCGATAAGCGGGTCAGTATCGTAGAATTCCCAACCCAGACGTTCTGCAGTCAAACGGCCTAGAGTGCTCTTGCCACTGCCTGGCATCCCGATGAAAACGACATTTTGCTTTTCAACCAATCGTTCTTGCATTTGCATACTACTTTCCTCCTACTATCCTACTATCCTACTATCCTACTATTCTACAATCCTACAACATATCCCAAATAGCTAATCCAATCACCGCTTCAACAACCGGCACTGCCCGGGGAACGATACATGGGTCATGGCGTCCTTTTATCACTAAAACTTCGGTATCGCCATTGGCATTAAGCGTATTTTGCTGTCTGGCAATTGATGGTGTCGGCTTAAACGCTGCTCGCAGCAGCAGCGGCATCCCACTGGTGATACCGCCCAAGATACCGCCGTTGTTATTAGTGGCAGTCTGTATCTTGTCAGCATGTTTAACAAAGCTATCATTTGCCTGGTGGCCGCGCATACCGGCCAATGCAAAACCTGCACCAAACTCCACGCCTTTGACTGCCGGAATCGAGAATAACAAATGCGCCAATACGCTTTCTACAGAATCAAAAAATGGGTCTCCCATTCCAGCCGGCAGCCCGATGACAGCTGCCTCGATCACTCCGCCTACTGAATCGTCTTGCTCTCTGGCTGAGTGAATGGCCTGACGCATACTAGCCGCAGCCTCTAGGTCAAGAGTGGGAAAACCAGACTTGCCTAACTCGGCGAGCGTAGTTTCAGAGATAGCAACTGGATCAAAGGCTGTATCTTTTACATCACCGATTTGCGCGATATGCGCCCCGATGCTAATACCTGCAGCTGTCAGCAATTGCTTGGCGATAGCCCCTGCGAATACCAGCGGTGCAGTCAGGCGACCGGAGAAGTGGCCGCCTCCGCGCGGGTCATTGTGTCCGCCATATTTGATAAACCCTGTGTAGTCGGCGTGCCCTGGCCGGAATACACGCGGCTCAGCAGCATAATCGGCAGAACGAGTATCACTGTTTTTTATCATTGCACAAAGCGGTGAGCCGTCTGTCCGTCCCTGGTATAAGCCGCTGATGATACTCACTGCATCAGTCTCAGTCCTAGGGGTTGTCAAGTCGCTCTGACCAGGGGCTCGCCGCGCCATTTCTCGCTGTATCAAAGTTTGGTCCAACATAACGCCGGCAGGCAGTCCGTCAATCACTATGCCGATTCCCACGCCATGGCTCTCGCCAAAAATCGTATAGCGAACTTTTCTACCCCATACTGCGCTCATTGACCATCCCTCCTAAACTGACAAAATCCTGCCAGAATCCTGGATATGATTTCTTAACACACTCAGCGCCGTGAATCAGAACCGGCTGTTTACAGCGGATAGAAGCAATCGCTAAGGCCATCGCAATGCGGTGATCCTGCCAACTATCAACCTCACCGCCATCAAGCTGAGGCTTGCCTTGAATAACGAGGGAATCTCCGTCTTCTCTGATGTCTGCACCGAGCTTGCTTAACTCACGAGCAGTAGAGGCCAGACGATCAGATTCCTTGATTCGCAAGCGTCCGGCCCGGATAATACGGGTTTCGCCTTTGCTAAGGCTTGCCAAGACAGCCAGCACCGGGACTAAATCCGGGCAATCGG
Protein-coding sequences here:
- a CDS encoding YjiG family protein; amino-acid sequence: MTQRTLADVFVDGARKGWNVGVNSILPNVLMAYVLIQILRVTGLLTIMGNVFGPVMAVFGLPGQAIAVLIGAWLSMGGGVGVAASLFASKVLTATHATILLPAIFLMGSQVQYMGRLLGTAGVQSRYYPVMFGICILNACIAMIIMRFFA
- a CDS encoding shikimate kinase, with product MQMQERLVEKQNVVFIGMPGSGKSTLGRLTAERLGWEFYDTDPLIEQRTGRKVSEIFHTDGEEAFRCLETETIRECCQRRRVVIATGGGAVTRPENMAMLAATGRLIYLDRPLDVIAACNLHDRPLLAGDSRRLYVLFDQRKPLYEQYANCRVANVQPLDRVVETILTAI
- the aroB gene encoding 3-dehydroquinate synthase, with amino-acid sequence MEKITVKLPDVSYDICIANGLLCQADKLLCQVTASKKVVIVTDETVDGLYGERLVMNLTAAGFQVAKFIIPPGETSKSLAMLEKLYSSFLEAKLTRSDLVIAFGGGVVGDLTGFAAATYLRGIAYVQIPTTLLAQIDSSVGGKTAINLPQGKNLVGAFYQPAVVLIDPELLRSLPQRTLRDGMAETIKYGAIADWNLFEQLVDCRSREEFLSQADRVIAACCRIKRDVVEEDEKDIGRRMILNFGHSIGHAIEQVYRYQTYTHGEAVAIGMAKITERSEMLGLSQPGTAARLREALIGQGLPIETEGWDRTALFNAMTLDKKNATDGLQLVVLRALGQADVIRIRLNDVADAFL
- the aroQ gene encoding type II 3-dehydroquinate dehydratase; its protein translation is MNILLINGPNINFLGIREPGIYGARSYSELIALVQEEGKRLKVAVDCFQSNCEGEIVDAIQNAYGRYDGIIINPAAYTHYSIAIYDALKAIPIPAIEVHISNTHAREEFRHRSVTAPACVGQIMGLGFKGYVMALMALVDMNCETNNKG
- a CDS encoding amidohydrolase; translation: MSTHENSVLEVYQVLHTMPEVGFQEHKTAAYLAEELKAAGFSVKTGLGGTGVVGTLDSGKPGPVVMLRADMDALSHTVDGAEKIVHSCGHDAHSAMVLTAAKILKQAGIPCGQLKILFQPAEEKLTGALSVIEAGALEGVDIIFGIHLRPIQEARTGQATPALYHGASYIVEAAIEGLTAHGARPHLGVNAIDAAAAVVNAVNAIRINPVVPCTVKTTKLQAGGATLNAIPDLAEMAFDLRAQQNDVMDELIAKVTKAVENAAVSVGAKGTVKVKGGVPAAEYNDSMVATARSAINSVLGPVGVLAPIVSPGGEDFHFFVKKYPRLKAGYIGLGCDLKPGLHHPAMSFDLSALPNGVKILVEVVNRAYKE
- the aroC gene encoding chorismate synthase gives rise to the protein MSAVWGRKVRYTIFGESHGVGIGIVIDGLPAGVMLDQTLIQREMARRAPGQSDLTTPRTETDAVSIISGLYQGRTDGSPLCAMIKNSDTRSADYAAEPRVFRPGHADYTGFIKYGGHNDPRGGGHFSGRLTAPLVFAGAIAKQLLTAAGISIGAHIAQIGDVKDTAFDPVAISETTLAELGKSGFPTLDLEAAASMRQAIHSAREQDDSVGGVIEAAVIGLPAGMGDPFFDSVESVLAHLLFSIPAVKGVEFGAGFALAGMRGHQANDSFVKHADKIQTATNNNGGILGGITSGMPLLLRAAFKPTPSIARQQNTLNANGDTEVLVIKGRHDPCIVPRAVPVVEAVIGLAIWDML
- a CDS encoding shikimate kinase — protein: MMRFYGLLGETLSHSISPEIHGFLFRQLNIEASYSLFPVPPDKLADALYGLILLGSGGVNVTIPYKMKIIPLLDELTDEARALGAVNTVLFRNGRTIGYNTDYAGFGLMLKQHGIEAAGKTAVILGTGGAARTAACWLSDHGAANVKLVSRRPAGAGRFDVLSYNDLTNLTHTDILVNATPVGMYPHIHETPLAKALLTRFGVIIDLIYNPLETRLMREGREQGIYAVNGLTMLAAQAVAAEEIWQGRSIAEELLEPVCEFLSDLPEHTHNLVFIGMPGSGKSTFGRLAADRLGWEFCDTDPYIEQRAGRSISEIFRLEGEEAFRRLETEAIREFSRRRRVVIATGGGAVTRPENMALLEATGRLIYLDRPIEIIATSNLTGRPLLNGDKGKLYSLYEARKPLYERYAHCQVLNKYSLERVLDSIFEDLKRRSN
- the aroF gene encoding 3-deoxy-7-phosphoheptulonate synthase codes for the protein MVIVLHPSATQAQIEELKAEVEKEACSIWPIQGKFILVFGVVGDTGRLDRDRLLNKTYVDKVLSVQEPYKKANRMFHPENTVISIEGAEVGGERLAVIAGPCSVESEAQIVGIARQVKESGATLLRGGAFKPRTSPYSFQGMREEGLELLKIARQETGLPIVSELMSIQMLEQFVETVDVIQIGARNMQNFDLLKEVGKTSKPVLLKRGLSATIEELLMSAEYIMAEGNENVILCERGIRTFETYTRNTLDLSAVLALKRLSHLPVVVDPSHAAGMWWMVEALSKAAIAVGADGVMIEVHNDPTNAKCDGAQSIKPERFAVLMQSLRELARIERRVI